One genomic segment of Pseudomonas fortuita includes these proteins:
- a CDS encoding outer membrane beta-barrel protein: MPARHLLRHTCLLALIAAPLAATAAPSTDPLFTIGLQGAYDKFKFEGGSENDKEHMGQGGVFATFGNKLTAESGFIYQIGAEAKYGKKNDNKLKEAQADLDLGWRAALDARNFVDVTVGGGYSWSRFEPEINDLDTKLTVKSPFAKAALGYNHQFDASTLRVEVGARHTLDGRARLKVDDFGSDTVDLKDRTNPYAEVTLLMNQQGALPVQAGVYYTRTEYKLDEDSPVADNTKLKRDEFGVKVGLAF; encoded by the coding sequence ATGCCTGCTCGTCATCTGTTGCGCCACACCTGCCTGCTCGCCTTGATCGCCGCACCGCTGGCCGCCACCGCCGCACCCAGCACCGACCCGCTGTTCACCATCGGTCTGCAGGGCGCCTACGACAAGTTCAAGTTCGAAGGTGGCAGTGAAAACGACAAGGAACACATGGGCCAGGGCGGTGTGTTCGCCACCTTCGGCAACAAGCTGACAGCCGAATCCGGTTTCATCTACCAAATCGGCGCCGAAGCCAAATACGGCAAGAAGAACGACAACAAGCTCAAGGAGGCCCAGGCTGACCTGGACCTTGGCTGGCGTGCGGCGCTGGACGCTCGCAACTTCGTCGATGTGACCGTGGGCGGCGGCTACAGCTGGTCGCGCTTCGAGCCGGAAATCAACGACCTTGATACCAAGCTCACCGTGAAGTCGCCCTTTGCCAAGGCGGCGCTGGGCTACAACCACCAGTTCGACGCCTCGACCCTGCGGGTGGAAGTGGGCGCGCGCCACACCCTGGACGGCCGTGCGCGGCTGAAAGTGGACGACTTTGGCAGCGACACGGTCGACCTCAAAGACCGCACCAACCCGTACGCTGAAGTGACGTTGCTGATGAACCAGCAGGGCGCTTTGCCGGTGCAGGCCGGGGTGTACTACACCCGCACCGAATACAAGCTGGACGAAGATTCGCCAGTGGCAGACAACACCAAGCTCAAGCGTGACGAGTTTGGTGTAAAGGTGGGCTTGGCGTTCTGA
- a CDS encoding GNAT family N-acetyltransferase, producing the protein MIHVRPMTAEDFERFWPTFQAIVQARETYAFDPELSIDQARQLWLELPQHTLLAEEDGELLGSYYLKANAAGPGAHVGNCGYMVCEQARGRGVARLMCEHSQKLARQEGFLALQFNSVVASNEVAVALWHRLGFETVGRLPKAYRHARLGLVDCLVMYKWLAEEPVVEKPPLLIGRKNIEARVSRRRGR; encoded by the coding sequence ATGATCCACGTTCGCCCTATGACAGCCGAAGACTTCGAGCGCTTCTGGCCCACCTTCCAGGCCATTGTCCAGGCCCGTGAAACCTACGCCTTTGACCCCGAGCTGAGCATCGATCAGGCCCGCCAGCTGTGGCTTGAGCTGCCGCAACACACGCTGCTGGCCGAAGAAGATGGCGAGCTGCTGGGTTCTTATTATCTTAAGGCCAATGCCGCCGGGCCTGGCGCGCACGTGGGCAATTGCGGCTATATGGTGTGCGAACAGGCACGCGGCCGAGGTGTGGCACGCCTGATGTGCGAGCACTCGCAGAAGCTGGCGCGCCAGGAGGGCTTTCTGGCCCTGCAGTTCAACTCGGTAGTGGCCAGCAATGAAGTTGCGGTGGCACTGTGGCACAGGCTGGGATTTGAAACAGTCGGCCGCTTGCCCAAGGCTTATCGCCATGCCCGCCTGGGGCTGGTGGACTGCCTGGTGATGTACAAGTGGCTGGCAGAGGAGCCGGTGGTGGAGAAACCACCGCTGCTGATCGGGCGCAAGAACATCGAGGCACGGGTGTCGCGGCGTCGCGGGCGCTGA
- a CDS encoding carboxymuconolactone decarboxylase family protein, with the protein MSMMDWDAYRKQLMAGIGDLKQLSPDTVAGYMTASGAGAKTNHLDAKTRELISLAVAVTTRCDGCIAVHSQQAVKHGASREEIAEALGVAVAMNAGAALVYSARAMDAVGKANG; encoded by the coding sequence ATGAGCATGATGGACTGGGACGCCTACCGTAAGCAGTTGATGGCCGGCATCGGCGATCTCAAGCAACTCTCCCCCGACACCGTGGCCGGTTACATGACCGCCAGCGGTGCGGGAGCCAAGACCAACCACCTCGACGCCAAGACGCGTGAGTTGATCTCACTGGCCGTGGCCGTGACCACCCGTTGCGACGGCTGCATCGCCGTGCATTCGCAGCAGGCGGTCAAGCACGGGGCCAGCCGCGAGGAAATTGCCGAAGCCCTCGGCGTGGCCGTGGCGATGAACGCCGGTGCTGCGCTGGTGTACTCGGCGCGAGCCATGGATGCGGTGGGCAAGGCCAACGGCTAG